The following proteins come from a genomic window of Malus domestica chromosome 02, GDT2T_hap1:
- the LOC103409456 gene encoding elongation factor 1-beta-like: MAITFSDLYTEAGLKSLDEFLAGKSYISGDKLTLDDIKVYAAVLEKPAGSFANVSKWYDGVSAQLAANFPGKAAGVRVSSGKAESAAPAPSAAAGGDADDDLDLFGDETEEDKKAEAEMAAAKKASLTIAMAITFSDLYTEAGLKSLDEFLAGKSYISGDKLTLDDIKVYAAVLEKPAGSVANVSKWYDGVSAQLAANFPGKAAGVRVSSGKAESAAPAPSAAAGGDADDDLDLFGDETEEDKKAEAEMAAAKKASTKKKESGKSSVLLDVKPWDDETDMKKLEEAVRSVEKEGLFWGASKLVAVGYGIKKLQIMLTIVDDLVSVDDLIEEQLTAEPRNEYIQSCDIVAFNKI; this comes from the exons ATGGCCATCACCTTCTCAGATCTCTACACCGAGGCCGGTCTCAAGTCCCTCGACGAGTTCCTCGCCGGAAAATCTTACATCTCCGG AGACAAGCTGACTTTGGATGATATCAAGGTGTACGCCGCTGTGCTGGAAAAGCCCGCCGGTTCCTTTGCCAATGTGAGCAAGTGGTACGACGGCGTTTCAGCCCAACTCGCTGCAAACTTCCCCGGCAAGGCTGCCGGAGTGAGAGTCAGCAGCGGCAAGGCCGAGTCTGCTGCTCCTGCTCCATCTGCCGCTGCTGGAGGCGATGCCGATGACGATTTGGACCTTTTTGGAGATGAAACCGAGGAGGACAAGAAGGCCGAGGCGGAGATGGCGGCAGCCAAAAAGGCTTCTTTGACA ATCGCCATGGCCATCACCTTCTCAGATCTCTACACCGAGGCCGGTCTCAAGTCCCTCGACGAGTTCCTCGCCGGAAAATCTTACATCTCCGG AGACAAGCTGACTTTGGATGATATCAAGGTGTACGCCGCTGTGCTGGAAAAGCCCGCCGGTTCCGTTGCCAATGTGAGCAAGTGGTACGACGGCGTTTCAGCCCAACTCGCTGCAAACTTCCCCGGCAAGGCTGCCGGAGTGAGAGTCAGCAGCGGCAAGGCCGAGTCTGCTGCTCCTGCTCCATCTGCCGCTGCTGGAGGCGATGCCGATGACGATTTGGACCTTTTTGGAGATGAAACCGAGGAGGACAAGAAGGCCGAGGCGGAGATGGCGGCAGCCAAAAAGGCTTCTACCAAGAAGAAGGAGAGTGGGAAATCCTCTGTTCTTTTGGATGTCAAGCCTTGGGATGATGAGACTGACATGAAGAAGCTCGAGGAGGCTGTTCGGAGTGTCGAGAAGGAGGGTCTCTTCTGGGGCGCATCGAAATTGGTTGCTGTTGGTTACGGGATCAAGAAGTTGCAGATCATGCTCACCATTGTCGATGACCTTGTTTCCGTCGATGACCTCATCGAAGAGCAGCTTACCGCCGAGCCCCGCAATGAGTATATTCAGAGCTGTGACATTGTTGCCTTCAACAAAATTTAA
- the LOC103407325 gene encoding receptor-like protein EIX2, with protein MEGDRIRCLNKLLRALILVLTLLQYVNPSLSLGFKNISSGGVMRCIEREREALLAFKQGLVDHYNILSSWGREVHKQDCCTWVGIHCSNRTNHVTQLNLGWSSSPEAYSQSLQQKRHPQNITYGFQGKMMSPKLIELHHLKYLDLSWINFNGTRHPDFIGSLSNLRHLDLSFASFGGRFPSQVGNLTHLQYLDLSFNYFANVENLNSWLPHLSSLTYLDLSWNNLSNAPDWLEMVSKLPKLTNLTLYQCGLPSPAIHSTTLFNMNSSKYLTHVDLRFNRLTSSIFVWLSKTNASLVHLDLSSNQIEGGIPQSFSKLCNLQILDLSGNNLSGQLSRLVQILMSTCPDRNSLEILSLSSNHLSGSIPNLTKYSSLKELLLCHNQLSGTIPESIGQMPNLECIDLSMNALEGVVSEIHFSKLSRLKSLALSSNLLALNFHSDWIPPFQLDHICLRSCKLGPYFPKWLRTQNEYAYLDISNAEIVDILPSWFWGMTRNVTYINLSNNQIGEMFANLTVDFVYHPKIQLSSNQIEGPIPSTLSRASCLDLSNNKISGSISILCEAYNGLLFLNLSSNNLSGELPECLTHLDNLVMLDLSYNAFSGKIPSTVGSLYQMKTLKLRSNRFVGEFPSSFKNCTNLQVIDVGYNKLSGWVPKWLGISLQKLVILMLSSNNFNGSMPSELCRLTNIQNLDVSNNNISGTIPKCLNDLTVLAQKGNSSPILQHLYQRDDFFDGVGYMDDATFIWKGRMHSYRNTLGLVKRIDFSSNRLTGEIPSEITDLVGLVSLNLSRNGLTGELPAKIGKLQSLDALDLSRNQIQGRIPTNLAQIYGLSVLDLSYNNFIGKIPTGTQLQSFDPSDYAGNPQLCGPPLPKMCDDQQETPISSNEEEKDELITWGFYVSMALGFIVGFWGFCGSLIFIRPWRYSYFRFLNILNDWFYVRVILIKRRFN; from the coding sequence ATGGAGGGTGACAGAATCAGGTGCTTGAACAAACTCCTCCGTGCTTTAATTCTGGTGCTAACTTTACTACAATATGTCAACCCTTCCCTTTCCCTTGGATTCAAAAATATTTCTTCAGGAGGAGTGATGAGGTGCATTGAGAGGGAAAGAGAAGCACTCCTTGCTTTCAAACAGGGTCTCGTGGATCACTACAATATCCTCTCTTCATGGGGAAGAGAAGTCCACAAGCAAGATTGTTGCACATGGGTAGGCATCCACTGCAGCAACCGAACCAACCATGTTACTCAACTTAATCTTGGATGGTCTTCTTCGCCTGAAGCTTACTCACAGTCACTTCAACAGAAAAGACACCCGCAGAATATCACTTATGGTTTTCAAGGTAAGATGATGAGTCCTAAACTGATTGAGTTGCATCATTTGAAATATTTGGACCTTTCGTGGATTAACTTCAATGGGACCCGACATCCAGATTTCATTGGTTCTCTTTCCAATTTAAGACACCTCGATCTCTCTTTTGCCTCTTTTGGTGGTCGATTTCCAAGTCAAGTTGGAAACCTTACCCACTTGCAATATCTTGATCTCAGCTTCAATTACTTTGCTAACGTAGAAAATCTCAATTCATGGCTACCTCATCTTTCTTCTTTAACATATCTGGACCTGAGTTGGAACAATCTCAGTAATGCTCCCGACTGGCTGGAAATGGTTAGTAAGCTCCCAAAACTTACAAACTTAACATTATATCAATGTGGTCTTCCTTCTCCTGCAATTCATTCCACTACTCTTTTCAACATGAATTCTTCAAAATATCTTACTCATGTTGATCTCCGTTTCAACCGACTCACATCTTCCATATTTGTATGGTTATCCAAAACCAATGCCAGCCTTGTTCATCTTGATCTCTCTTCTAACCAAATTGAAGGAGGGATTCCACAATCTTTTTCCAAGTTATGTAATCTGCAAATATTGGACCTCTCTGGCAACAATCTGAGTGGACAGCTTTCCAGGTTGGTTCAAATATTAATGTCTACATGTCCTGATCGGAACTCATTGGAGATTCTAAGCCTTTCAAGCAATCATCTTTCTGGATCAATTCCTAATCTCACAAAATATTCATCATTGAAAGAATTACTTCTCTGTCACAATCAATTAAGTGGAACAATACCTGAAAGCATTGGGCAAATGCCTAATCTGGAGTGTATAGACCTGAGTATGAATGCTCTGGAAGGTGTGGTTTCGGAAATTCATTTCTCTAAACTCTCCAGATTAAAGTCCTTGGCTTTGTCCTCTAACTTGCTAGCTTTAAACTTCCATTCCGATTGGATTCCTCCTTTTCAATTGGACCATATATGTTTGAGGTCTTGCAAATTGGGTCCATATTTTCCCAAATGGCTTCGAACTCAGAATGAGTATGCATACCTCGATATTTCTAACGCTGAAATTGTGGATATCCTTCCAAGCTGGTTTTGGGGTATGACTCGTAACGTGACATATATCAATCTTTCCAATAACCAGATTGGAGAAATGTTTGCAAATTTGACAGTGGATTTCGTATATCACCCCAAAATACAGCTGAGTTCGAACCAAATTGAAGGTCCAATTCCCTCAACTCTATCACGTGCGTCATGTTTGGATCTCTCTAATAATAAAATTTCGGGGTCGATTTCTATCTTGTGTGAAGCATACAATGGATTATTGTTTCTTAATCTCTCGAGCAACAATCTCTCTGGAGAACTTCCAGAATGCTTGACACATTTGGACAATCTAGTCATGCTTGATTTGAGTTACAATGCTTTTTCCGGGAAAATTCCATCCACAGTAGGCTCACTATATCAAATGAAAACGTTGAAATTAAGAAGCAATAGATTTGTTGGGGAGTTTCCTTCATCCTTCAAGAACTGCACCAATTTACAGGTTATTGATGTTGGATACAATAAATTATCAGGATGGGTACCAAAATGGTTAGGGATTAGCCTTCAGAAATTGGTTATCCTGATGCTTTCCTCTAATAACTTCAACGGAAGCATGCCGTCTGAACTATGCCGTCTTACAAACATTCAAAACTTGGATGTGTCTAACAACAACATCTCTGGAACAATACCAAAATGCCTCAACGATTTGACTGTTCTGGCACAAAAAGGAAATTCATCTCCGATTCTTCAACATTTGTACCAAAGAGATGATTTTTTTGATGGCGTTGGTTATATGGATGATGCAACATTCATATGGAAGGGAAGAATGCACTCGTATAGAAACACTTTGGGACTTGTGAAGAGAATTGATTTCTCGAGCAATAGATTAACGGGGGAGATTCCAAGTGAAATCACGGATCTTGTTGGGTTAGTTTCTTTAAACCTATCAAGAAACGGATTGACAGGTGAGTTACCTGCAAAGATTGGAAAGTTGCAATCATTGGATGCACTTGATTTGTCAAGAAACCAGATACAAGGCAGAATTCCAACAAACCTTGCTCAGATATATGGTCTTAGTGTCTTGGACTtgtcatacaacaactttattGGCAAAATTCCAACAGGCACTCAGCTCCAAAGTTTTGATCCCTCTGATTATGCTGGAAATCCCCAGCTGTGCGGACCTCCACTTCCAAAGATGTGTGATGATCAACAGGAAACTCCGATCTCGAGCAACGAAGAAGaaaaggatgagcttataacATGGGGATTTTACGTCAGCATGGCACTTGGCTTTATTGTTggattttggggattttgtgGCAGTCTGATTTTTATCAGGCCATGGAGATACTCGTACTTCAGGTTCTTGAATATCTTGAATGATTGGTTTTATGTGAGGGTGATTTTGATCAAGCGGCGCTTCAATTAA
- the LOC103407326 gene encoding uncharacterized protein: MNNPAHDFHEEEDDQGDIFLDEDDIIRESAVDDEDLPDADDQSVDEPDDDDSVHTFTGHTGELYTVVCSPTDPTFVATGGGDDRGFLWRIGVGDFAFELQGHKDSVSSLSYSTDGKLLASGSLDGTIQIWDVAYGVGKITLEGPGGGIEWVRWHPRGHLVLAGSEDCTVWMWNADSGSYLNMFSGHGSNVSCGDFTPDGKTICTGSADATLRIWNPKSGENIHVIQGHPYHTAGLTCLAISSDSTLAYTGAEDGSIRIVNITTGKVVNSLASHSDSVECIGLAPSSPWAATGGMDKKLVIWDLPSSSARATCEHEDGVTCLTWLGQSNYLATGCGDGKVRVWDSRSGDCVRTFSGHTETIQSLSVSANQEFLVSVSTDGTARVFEIAEYK, encoded by the exons ATGAACAATCCAGCTCATGATTttcatgaagaagaagatgaccaGGGGGACATATTTCTTGATGAAGATGACATAATCCGCGAATCCGCTGTTGATGACGAAG ATCTTCCTGATGCAGATGATCAAAGTGTTG ATGAGCCTGATGACGATGACTCCGTGCACACGTTTACTGGCCATACGG GTGAGCTTTACACAGTTGTCTGCAGCCCAACTGATCCTACTTTTGTTGCAACCGGTGGTGGAGATGACAGAGGGTTTCTTTGGAGAATTGGAGTAGGAGATTTTGCTTTTGAGCTCCAAG GTCATAAGGATTCTGTTTCTAGTTTATCATATAGTACTGATGGGAAGTTGCTTGCATCCGGAAGCTTAGATGGAACTATTCAAATTTGGGATGTAGCGTACGGAGTTGGAAAAATAACTCTTGAAGGTCCTGGAGGGGGCATTGAG TGGGTCAGGTGGCATCCTAGGGGGCATCTGGTTCTGGCTGGTTCAGAGGACTGCACTGTGTGGATGTGGAATGCTGACAGTGGGTCCTATCTTAATATGTTTTCAGGCCATGGTAGTAACGTGAGCTGTGGTGATTTTACCCCTGATG GTAAAACAATATGCACTGGTTCTGCTGATGCAACTTTGAGGATATGGAATCCAAAAAGTGGCGAAAACATTCATGTCATTCAAG GTCACCCATACCATACTGCTGGATTAACATGTTTGGCAATAAGCTCTGATTCAACTCTAGCTTATACTGGTGCTGAAGATGGTTCTATCCGTATCGTCAACATAACTACCGGAAAG GTTGTTAATTCCCTGGCTTCACATTCAGATTCTGTCGAATGCATCGGGCTTGCACCAAG CTCCCCTTGGGCCGCAACAGGAGGTATGGATAAGAAGCTTGTTATCTGGGACTTGCCTTCTTCATCGGCCCGTGCTACATGTGAACATGAG GATGGAGTGACATGCTTGACATGGCTTGGTCAATCAAATTACCTAGCAACAGGTTGTGGGGATGGAAAGGTTCGAGTCTGGGACAGTCGCTCTGGGGATTGTGTTAGAACCTTCAGCGGCCACACCGAAACCATTCAGTCTCTTTCCGTTTCTGCCAACCAAGAGTTTCTTGTTTCAGTATCTACTGACGGAACTGCCCGAGTTTTTGAGATTGCAGAATATAAGTGA
- the LOC103407327 gene encoding cytochrome c oxidase assembly protein COX11, mitochondrial, whose product MSWSRVCKRALPLSPYLNSSRLFTLHSRCIPNCNFNGGGSSISAYQRHFSHGGKNMWRRFELSSFDKCCSQLLPFNSQSLLRRIQRPYSSLAATQRKSRKMLYYLMGLVFAMVAASYAAVPLYRRFCQATGYGGTIQRRESVEQKIARHAKDGTVTNREIVVQFNADVADGMQWKFIPTQREVRVRPGESALAFYTAENRSSTPIVGVSTYNVTPMKAAVYFNKIQCFCFEEQRLLPGEQIDMPVFFYIDPEFETDPRMDGINNIILSYTFFKVSEE is encoded by the exons ATGTCATGGTCTAGGGTTTGTAAGAGAGCTCTCCCCCTCTCACCTTACCTCAACAGCTCCCGCCTTTTCACTCTCCACTCCAG ATGCATACCCAATTGTAATTTCAATGGAGGTGGAAGTAGCATTAGTGCATATCAGAGGCATTTCAGCCATGGTGGTAAGAATATGTGGCGTCGCTTTGAGTTAAGCTCGTTCGACAAGTGTTGTAGTCAACTCTTACCATTTAATTCTCAGTCTCTGTTGAGAAGGATCCAGAGACCCTATTCTTCTCTGGCTGCCACGCAACGAAAATCGCGCAAGATGCTTTACTACTTGATGGGTTTGGTTTTTGCAATGGTGGCAGCCAGTTATGCAGCTGTTCCTCTCTATAGAAGATTCTGCCAAGCTACAGGGTATGGAGGCACTATCCAACGCCGTGAG AGTGTTGAACAGAAGATTGCTCGGCATGCTAAGGATGGCACAGTCACAAATAG GGAGATTGTGGTGCAGTtcaatgctgatgtggctgatGGAATGCAATGGAAGTTTATTCCTACACAAAGAGAG GTAAGGGTCAGACCTGGAGAAAGTGCACTTGCTTTCTATACTGCTGAAAATCGAAGTTCAACTCCAATAGTTGGTGTCTCCACATATAATGTTACCCCTATGAAG GCTGCAGTTTACTTCAATAAAATACAGTGCTTTTGCTTTGAGGAGCAGCGGCTTCTTCCAGGGGAGCAGATTGACATGCCT GTGTTCTTTTATATCGACCCTGAGTTTGAAACAGATCCGAGAATGGATGGTATCAATAACATAATTTTGTCCTATACATTTTTCAAGGTTTCAGAGGAATAA